A genome region from Pseudomonadota bacterium includes the following:
- the atpE gene encoding ATP synthase F0 subunit C, translated as MRTLWLRFVGFAIPLLTTATAFADQGANENDIRAFAYLGAGLSIGIAAAGGGIGQGRAAASALEGIARNPNASDKIFTPLILGLALIESLVIYALVIAIMLLLK; from the coding sequence ATGAGAACACTATGGCTTCGTTTTGTTGGTTTCGCGATTCCGTTGTTGACCACAGCGACGGCTTTTGCGGACCAGGGTGCGAATGAGAACGACATCAGGGCGTTTGCTTACCTTGGCGCCGGTCTCTCGATCGGAATCGCGGCTGCAGGTGGCGGGATCGGTCAGGGACGCGCTGCAGCTTCCGCACTGGAAGGGATCGCACGCAATCCCAATGCCTCCGACAAGATCTTCACGCCGCTCATTCTCGGCTTGGCTTTGATCGAGTCGTTGGTCATTTACGCTTTGGTGATCGCCATCATGCTGCTACTGAAGTGA
- a CDS encoding AtpZ/AtpI family protein, with the protein MSWPGPESRRQLRAVGRVAAVGVEVTALTCAGAAGGYWADGAFETSPYLTLGGVFLGSLFGLKRLLSLKNVLNPDHVLNRDDPPDVGA; encoded by the coding sequence ATGTCGTGGCCGGGCCCGGAGAGTCGCAGGCAGCTGCGCGCGGTCGGGCGAGTCGCAGCGGTCGGTGTCGAAGTCACAGCGCTCACCTGCGCAGGTGCGGCGGGAGGCTACTGGGCGGATGGCGCCTTCGAAACCTCACCTTACCTGACATTGGGCGGGGTTTTTCTTGGCTCACTTTTTGGACTCAAGCGTCTCCTGTCCCTCAAGAATGTCCTTAACCCCGACCATGTCCTTAATCGGGATGACCCGCCCGACGTTGGTGCATAG
- the hemL gene encoding glutamate-1-semialdehyde 2,1-aminomutase — protein MSTTTPTSEKLFRRACQRLPGGVNSPVRAFKAVPGVPVFAAGATGAWLLTADGRRCVDYIGSFGPMILGHAHPTVVAAVCEAAGRGMSYGVPTEAEVQLAELVSDAVPSIEMLRMTSSGTEAVMGAVRAARGYTERDFVVKCAGCYHGGADYLLVKAGSGAATLGVPDSAGVPAAVAGTTVLLPYNDAEAAAELFSVMGSRIAAVVVEPVAGNMGCVPPDPGFLRSLRELTSQSGSVLIFDEVMTGFRLALGGAQQLLGVRPDLTTLGKVVGGGLPVGIYGGRRDIMETVAPLGPVYQAGTLSGNPLAVAAGIATLTLLRQPGVYDRLDRAGARLEAVLSEAAQEGGAPVRIQRSGSMLTPFFCDRAVRCWEDAAACDTKAFGRWHRTMLDQGVYWPPSQYEAGFCSLAHGDDEFEVTREAARRAFAML, from the coding sequence ATGTCAACGACTACGCCGACGTCCGAGAAGCTCTTTCGCCGCGCCTGCCAGAGGCTCCCAGGCGGTGTCAATTCCCCGGTCCGGGCCTTCAAAGCCGTTCCAGGTGTACCCGTCTTCGCCGCAGGCGCGACGGGGGCATGGCTGCTGACTGCAGATGGGCGGCGCTGCGTCGATTACATCGGGTCGTTCGGGCCCATGATCTTGGGTCATGCTCATCCGACCGTGGTGGCTGCGGTGTGCGAGGCCGCGGGCCGTGGCATGAGCTACGGAGTTCCCACCGAAGCCGAGGTCCAGTTGGCAGAGCTGGTCTCAGACGCCGTTCCCTCTATCGAGATGCTCCGAATGACCTCGAGTGGGACCGAGGCCGTCATGGGTGCGGTGCGCGCCGCCCGTGGCTACACAGAGCGTGATTTCGTCGTGAAGTGTGCGGGTTGTTACCATGGCGGGGCCGACTATCTGCTCGTGAAAGCTGGCAGTGGGGCGGCCACGCTGGGCGTCCCGGACAGCGCGGGCGTCCCTGCCGCGGTTGCCGGCACCACCGTGCTCCTGCCCTACAACGACGCCGAGGCCGCTGCCGAGCTCTTTTCCGTCATGGGGAGCCGAATTGCAGCCGTGGTCGTGGAACCTGTGGCCGGAAACATGGGCTGCGTACCCCCGGACCCGGGGTTCCTACGGTCGCTGCGGGAACTGACAAGCCAGAGCGGCAGCGTGCTCATTTTCGACGAGGTGATGACCGGCTTTCGGCTGGCGCTGGGCGGGGCTCAGCAGCTGCTAGGCGTGCGTCCGGACCTGACCACCCTCGGCAAGGTCGTCGGGGGCGGGCTGCCGGTTGGCATCTACGGGGGTCGCCGCGACATCATGGAAACGGTGGCTCCGCTCGGCCCGGTTTATCAGGCCGGCACCCTGAGCGGCAACCCGCTGGCCGTGGCAGCGGGCATCGCCACGCTCACGCTGCTGCGACAGCCTGGCGTGTACGATCGCCTGGATCGCGCGGGCGCCCGGCTAGAGGCGGTCCTTTCGGAAGCGGCGCAGGAAGGCGGCGCGCCCGTGCGGATTCAGCGATCGGGCTCCATGTTGACTCCGTTCTTCTGCGACCGGGCTGTGCGCTGCTGGGAAGACGCGGCGGCCTGCGACACCAAAGCTTTTGGCCGCTGGCACCGGACCATGCTCGATCAGGGGGTCTATTGGCCGCCATCCCAGTACGAGGCGGGTTTCTGCTCGCTCGCCCATGGCGACGATGAGTTCGAAGTCACCCGCGAGGCGGCGCGTAGAGCTTTTGCGATGCTGTAG
- the atpB gene encoding F0F1 ATP synthase subunit A, with protein sequence MPHGQSWFSFLPFDRELEALVRLMPFSADGKTWLMGEPVSVAHVYGAVLIVLLLAVLALATSRSLKAAGPDRLVPEDRLTLRTFAELFVGTIYRFMADSMGPRAARHFLPLIGTCAFFIFFSNSLGLIPGFLPPTNKLDTTLACALVIFCVTHVYGVKHHGLSYFKHFLGPIVKWRAAPLIVLMLFLETVSHLVRPLSLSVRLAANMDADHRVLDQFGELAPFLIPIPMLLLGALVVTVQTLVFCLLSTVYIAMAIEQGDH encoded by the coding sequence ATGCCGCACGGACAATCCTGGTTCAGCTTCCTTCCCTTTGACCGCGAGCTCGAGGCCTTGGTGCGGCTGATGCCGTTCAGCGCTGACGGCAAGACCTGGCTGATGGGCGAGCCGGTCAGCGTGGCCCACGTGTACGGCGCAGTGCTTATCGTCCTGCTGTTGGCCGTCCTAGCCCTCGCGACTTCCCGCAGTCTGAAAGCCGCGGGACCCGACAGGCTGGTGCCCGAGGATCGGCTCACGTTGCGAACCTTCGCAGAGCTCTTCGTCGGAACCATCTATCGGTTCATGGCCGACTCCATGGGCCCACGGGCCGCTCGTCATTTCTTGCCGCTGATTGGAACCTGCGCGTTCTTCATCTTTTTCTCGAATAGTCTGGGTTTGATTCCCGGCTTCCTACCACCGACCAACAAGCTCGACACCACGTTGGCCTGCGCGCTGGTGATCTTCTGTGTGACTCACGTCTACGGGGTGAAACACCACGGTCTGAGCTACTTCAAACATTTCCTCGGTCCCATCGTGAAGTGGCGTGCAGCGCCCCTCATAGTGCTTATGCTGTTTTTGGAGACCGTCAGCCATCTCGTTCGACCGCTGTCGCTGTCCGTGCGGCTGGCGGCAAACATGGACGCTGATCATCGGGTACTGGACCAGTTCGGCGAGCTGGCCCCCTTCCTCATCCCGATCCCCATGCTCCTGTTGGGTGCCCTCGTAGTAACCGTACAAACATTGGTTTTCTGCTTGTTGTCAACCGTGTATATCGCCATGGCCATCGAACAGGGGGACCACTGA